One genomic segment of Suncus etruscus isolate mSunEtr1 chromosome 15, mSunEtr1.pri.cur, whole genome shotgun sequence includes these proteins:
- the LOC126030071 gene encoding zinc finger protein 678-like — translation METSKKIPSQENTLALRARGQALLQVATLRVHRGKVRYKCRECGKSFSRSSHLTDHVRVHTGERPFGCDRCRQTFAQVSSLRLHARIHTGEKPFPCDQCPKTFLRSTSLIEHLRIHTGERPFWCDKCRKSFTRASALGLHRRMHAQEQPFKCDRCQRTFIQSSSLIEHKRVHTGEKPYKCTVCGKTFTQSSSLTTHRRIHTGEKPFKCELRRRRFNHSSAFARHLRVHCGQKPFTERKHLSSTPEPLASK, via the exons ATGgag ACCTCCAAGAAAATCCCCAGCCAAGAAAATACCTTGGCACTCAGGGCTCGTGGACAGGCCTTGCTGCAGGTGGCCACGCTGAGGGTCCACAGAGGCAAGGTCAGATACAAGTGTCGGGAGTGTGGCAAATCCTTTAGTCGGTCCTCACACCTCACTGACCATGTGAGGGTCCACACGGGGGAAAGACCCTTTGGGTGTGACCGATGCCGGCAGACCTTCGCCCAGGTGTCATCGCTCCGATTGCACGCGCGAATTCACACGGGAGAGAAGCCCTTTCCTTGCGACCAGTGCCCCAAGACCTTCCTCCGTTCCACGTCCCTCATCGAACACCTGAGAATCCACACAGGGGAGAGACCGTTCTGGTGCGACAAGTGTCGCAAGAGCTTCACCCGGGCCTCAGCCCTCGGCCTCCACCGGAGGATGCATGCTCAAGAGCAGCCTTTCAAGTGTGACAGATGTCAGCGGACCTTCATCCAGTCTTCGAGCCTCATCGAGCATAAGCGAGTCCACACGGGGGAGAAGCCTTACAAATGCACCGTGTGCGGGAAGACCTTCACGCAGTCTTCGAGCCTCACCACGCACAGACGCATCCACACGGGAGAGAAGCCTTTTAAGTGTGAGCTTCGCAGGAGACGCTTCAATCACTCCTCGGCCTTTGCCAGGCATCTGAGGGTGCACTGTGGACAGAAACCTTTCACTGAGAGAAAACATCTGTCGAGCACTCCTGAGCCCTTAGCAAGCAAATGA